One Solidesulfovibrio sp. DNA segment encodes these proteins:
- a CDS encoding adenylyl-sulfate reductase subunit alpha translates to MPRMAPNPPSLDAVETVRVDCDILIIGGGNAGCFSAVEAAKLDPSLAVVIMEKAQIMRSGACSAGMDAINTYIPEGKTPEDLVRWCRSQVGGGPLREDLALSNARELNESVDDLERWGLPILRDENGKIRYRGAWDISIHGEQLKPLMAEKAIEAGARVYNRVACTQLLMDGGRCIGALGFGVRDGKFYVFRAKATINATGGAAGLYKSYTADATDSHHQIWMCPYCVGTGYAVGIRQGAEMTSMEQRWVATRTKDFCGPVDTISVGYKAPIINAKGERIMQSRYAHLGADKAPRYIRANAPMEEWLAGRGPTYCDTRGMDPELAGRMMTDYLNERPSFVLFLASRGQDPVKEPIEIYGSDPYIVGGHTQSGFWVDIERMTTVPGLFAAGETAGGNPNKFVGGCAAEGKLALRGAVAYIRGLTPPEPDAVQVAAEKARVFAPLLRGQGFDGLRALEMEERLQRLMDEYAGGTSQFYRTNEERLDYALKHLAMLRDQTQYLQAGDLHDLMAVHEVIDRIDVAEVLCHHLRFRKETRWQGWQTRSDYPDIDPAFDCHVESRRDPATGVIETFTRPYEQLVPGDRHKP, encoded by the coding sequence CAACGCCGGCTGCTTCTCGGCCGTGGAAGCGGCCAAGCTCGACCCCTCGCTTGCGGTCGTCATCATGGAGAAGGCCCAGATCATGCGCTCCGGCGCCTGTTCCGCCGGCATGGACGCCATCAACACCTACATCCCCGAAGGCAAGACCCCCGAGGACCTGGTGCGCTGGTGCCGCTCCCAGGTGGGCGGCGGCCCCCTCCGCGAGGACCTGGCCCTGTCCAACGCCCGGGAGCTCAACGAATCCGTGGACGACCTGGAGCGCTGGGGCCTGCCGATCCTGCGCGACGAAAACGGCAAGATCCGCTACCGGGGCGCCTGGGACATCTCCATCCACGGCGAACAGCTCAAGCCCCTCATGGCCGAGAAGGCCATCGAAGCCGGGGCGCGGGTCTACAACCGCGTGGCCTGCACCCAACTGCTCATGGACGGCGGCCGCTGCATCGGCGCCCTGGGCTTCGGCGTGCGCGACGGCAAGTTCTACGTGTTTCGGGCCAAGGCCACCATCAACGCCACCGGCGGCGCGGCCGGGCTCTATAAAAGCTACACCGCCGACGCCACGGACAGCCACCACCAGATCTGGATGTGCCCCTACTGCGTGGGCACGGGCTACGCCGTGGGCATCCGCCAGGGCGCGGAAATGACCTCCATGGAGCAGCGCTGGGTGGCCACGCGCACCAAAGACTTCTGCGGCCCGGTGGACACCATCTCCGTGGGCTACAAGGCCCCGATCATCAACGCCAAGGGCGAGCGCATCATGCAAAGCCGCTACGCCCACCTCGGCGCGGACAAGGCCCCCCGCTACATCCGGGCCAACGCCCCCATGGAGGAATGGCTGGCCGGGCGCGGCCCCACCTACTGCGACACGCGCGGCATGGACCCCGAACTGGCCGGCCGGATGATGACGGACTACTTAAACGAACGCCCGAGCTTCGTGCTCTTCCTGGCCAGCCGGGGCCAGGACCCGGTCAAGGAGCCCATCGAGATCTACGGCTCCGACCCGTACATCGTCGGCGGGCACACCCAGTCCGGTTTCTGGGTGGACATCGAGCGCATGACCACCGTGCCGGGGCTGTTCGCGGCCGGCGAGACGGCCGGCGGCAACCCCAACAAGTTCGTGGGCGGCTGCGCCGCCGAGGGCAAGCTGGCGCTACGCGGCGCGGTGGCCTACATCCGGGGGCTCACGCCGCCCGAGCCGGACGCCGTCCAGGTGGCGGCGGAAAAGGCCCGCGTCTTCGCGCCGCTTTTGCGCGGCCAGGGCTTCGACGGCCTGCGCGCCCTGGAAATGGAGGAACGCCTGCAACGGCTCATGGACGAATACGCCGGCGGCACCAGCCAGTTCTACCGCACCAACGAGGAGCGCCTGGACTACGCCCTCAAGCACCTGGCCATGTTACGCGACCAGACCCAATACCTGCAGGCCGGCGACCTGCACGACCTGATGGCCGTCCACGAGGTCATCGACCGCATCGACGTGGCCGAGGTGCTGTGCCACCACCTGCGTTTCCGCAAGGAGACCCGCTGGCAGGGCTGGCAGACCCGCTCGGACTATCCCGACATCGACCCGGCCTTCGACTGCCATGTCGAGAGCCGGCGCGATCCGGCCACCGGCGTCATCGAGACCTTCACCCGGCCCTACGAGCAACTCGTGCCGGGCGACCGCCACAAGCCCTAG